One genomic region from Spirosoma sp. KCTC 42546 encodes:
- a CDS encoding TonB-dependent receptor gives MKSILLLRSVIGLVCLLLITLVSQAQSTRTLTGRITDATTNGGLPGVNVLVKGTQQGTTTNADGQYTLNVPASAATLTFSFIGYVSQDVDIANRSTIDVTLKADDRSLNEVVVVGYGTQRKIETTGSIASVKAADLVQTPVSNVAQGLQSRVAGVQVSQNTGAPGGNISVRIRGTNSINGSSEPLYVVDGIQISNSGGINDVSPLSTINPNDIESVEILKDASASAIYGSRAANGVVLITTKRGKTGATRVTFDSYYGVQKVNKTLPVLNASQFAQLENEVFKNNFYPDPASLGEGTNWQSLIFRQAAIQNHQLSINGGNEKTQVALSANYFNQDGIIINSAFKRYSYRLNVDHRVSKLLKVGTSLLGSYAINSGVTTGSETIGDAGVVTASILGAAIGAPPTLVPYRADGTLFPFGEQAGGQYREVTNPLNFASVLNRNAIKRTLVNLYADFSILKGLTYRASFNVDLQSSLRDGYSPRSIVNKADLNDNSGSGFKLNANGLALLHESILTYSTLFAQKHSFKATAVVASQSEDNNSNQINATGFPNDATQNEALQLALTRTVTSSRSRTRLDSYLARINYGYKDKYFLDLTARVDGSSKFGANHKYGLFPAVSAAWRIIEEPFAKNISWLSDLKLRASYGITGNAGGLNPYQSLATVSAPNPGSDYNINHTYMIGINPSGIANPDLRWEKSAQADIGLDISLLNNRISVIVDAYQKTTKDLLYVKGLPLSSGYGTITGNFASLENKGLEFAVNARILDGPLKWNVSGNMTMNRNKVLDLDGGTTQERFITAYSILKVGQPLGVFKTYVFDGINQTGDAILPGYDGRLGGLKVKDINGDGTISAADQVITGNPNPKFIYGFSTNLSFKGFDLSMFLSGSQGNDIYNAARLSFEMPLGQRNQLAGLANRWSPTNPSNQYVSGFQAGRLPVTSQVVEDGSYLRCKNLTLGYTLPRIKGVQQIRVYVSTNNLFTITKYSGFDPEVNTYAGSNTAIGIDNLVYPQAKSFLGGLQVTF, from the coding sequence ATGAAATCTATTCTACTACTACGAAGCGTGATCGGGCTGGTTTGTCTACTGCTAATCACGCTGGTGAGTCAGGCACAATCGACTCGCACCCTGACGGGCCGCATCACCGATGCCACAACCAACGGAGGGCTTCCCGGTGTTAACGTCCTTGTCAAAGGCACGCAACAAGGCACAACCACCAATGCAGATGGCCAATACACGCTCAATGTGCCAGCCAGTGCGGCTACCTTAACTTTTTCTTTTATTGGCTATGTATCTCAGGATGTGGATATCGCCAATCGAAGTACCATCGATGTTACACTAAAAGCCGACGACCGTTCGCTGAACGAAGTAGTGGTGGTTGGTTACGGAACCCAACGTAAGATTGAAACCACAGGCTCAATTGCGTCGGTAAAAGCAGCGGATCTGGTGCAAACGCCAGTTTCCAACGTTGCGCAGGGTCTGCAATCGCGGGTGGCCGGGGTTCAGGTGAGCCAGAATACGGGCGCTCCTGGTGGTAATATCAGCGTCCGGATTCGCGGAACAAACTCGATCAACGGAAGCTCTGAGCCACTGTATGTTGTGGACGGTATTCAGATTTCGAACAGTGGTGGTATCAATGACGTCAGTCCACTATCGACCATTAACCCGAACGATATTGAGTCAGTCGAAATCCTGAAAGATGCCTCGGCATCCGCTATTTACGGATCGCGGGCGGCCAATGGCGTTGTCCTGATCACGACCAAACGGGGTAAAACGGGTGCTACCCGCGTGACGTTCGATAGCTATTACGGCGTTCAGAAAGTAAACAAAACCTTGCCAGTTTTGAATGCGTCTCAATTTGCGCAGTTAGAAAATGAGGTGTTTAAAAACAATTTCTACCCCGACCCTGCATCCTTAGGTGAAGGCACGAACTGGCAAAGTCTCATTTTCCGTCAGGCGGCTATCCAAAACCACCAGTTGTCGATCAATGGTGGCAACGAAAAAACCCAGGTAGCTCTTTCGGCGAACTACTTCAACCAGGACGGCATTATCATCAATTCTGCCTTCAAACGGTATTCATACCGGCTGAATGTTGACCACCGGGTAAGCAAACTCCTGAAAGTAGGTACCAGTCTATTAGGCAGTTACGCGATTAACTCGGGGGTTACAACGGGATCTGAAACGATTGGTGATGCGGGCGTTGTCACGGCTTCCATCCTCGGCGCAGCCATTGGCGCACCGCCAACGTTGGTTCCTTACCGGGCCGATGGTACGCTCTTTCCATTTGGCGAACAAGCCGGTGGCCAATATCGGGAAGTTACGAACCCGCTGAACTTCGCCAGCGTCCTGAACCGGAACGCCATCAAACGGACGCTTGTCAACTTGTACGCTGATTTCAGCATTTTGAAAGGGTTAACCTACCGGGCATCGTTCAACGTAGATCTGCAAAGTAGCCTGCGCGACGGATACTCGCCCCGTTCGATTGTCAATAAAGCGGATTTGAATGACAACTCGGGGTCGGGTTTTAAGCTGAATGCCAATGGCTTGGCTTTACTGCATGAAAGTATTCTGACTTACAGCACGCTATTCGCCCAGAAGCACTCATTTAAAGCAACGGCGGTAGTGGCCTCCCAATCGGAGGACAACAATTCAAATCAGATCAACGCCACCGGCTTCCCGAACGATGCCACCCAAAACGAAGCCCTGCAACTGGCGTTAACCCGTACGGTTACCAGCAGCCGAAGTCGTACTCGTTTGGATTCGTACCTGGCCCGTATCAATTACGGCTATAAAGACAAGTATTTTCTGGATTTGACCGCCCGGGTCGATGGGTCGAGTAAATTCGGAGCCAATCACAAGTACGGTTTATTTCCGGCTGTTTCTGCCGCCTGGCGGATTATTGAAGAGCCATTTGCCAAGAACATTTCCTGGCTTTCGGATTTGAAACTGCGTGCCAGCTACGGTATTACCGGAAATGCCGGTGGCCTTAACCCGTACCAATCATTGGCAACGGTTTCGGCACCTAACCCTGGCAGTGATTACAACATTAATCACACGTACATGATTGGCATTAATCCATCAGGCATCGCCAATCCCGATTTGCGTTGGGAAAAATCTGCCCAAGCTGACATTGGTCTTGACATTAGCTTACTCAACAACCGCATCAGCGTCATTGTCGATGCGTACCAGAAAACTACCAAAGACTTATTGTATGTAAAAGGCCTGCCGTTAAGCTCTGGATATGGCACCATTACCGGCAACTTTGCCTCGCTGGAGAACAAAGGACTAGAATTCGCCGTAAACGCCCGGATTCTGGATGGTCCTCTGAAATGGAATGTGTCTGGTAACATGACCATGAACCGGAATAAGGTGCTGGATCTGGATGGTGGCACTACGCAGGAACGGTTTATTACCGCTTATTCAATCTTGAAAGTTGGTCAGCCACTTGGTGTTTTCAAAACCTACGTATTCGATGGGATCAACCAAACCGGCGATGCTATTCTTCCCGGTTACGACGGCCGTTTGGGTGGGCTGAAAGTGAAGGACATTAACGGCGACGGCACCATTTCGGCTGCCGATCAGGTGATCACCGGCAATCCGAACCCAAAGTTCATTTACGGTTTCTCCACGAATTTGTCGTTCAAAGGATTTGACCTGAGCATGTTCCTGTCGGGTTCGCAGGGGAACGACATTTACAATGCCGCCCGCCTATCGTTTGAAATGCCATTGGGACAACGGAACCAGTTGGCAGGGCTTGCCAATCGCTGGTCGCCTACCAATCCGAGCAATCAATACGTGAGCGGTTTTCAAGCCGGTCGCCTACCCGTGACGAGTCAGGTGGTTGAAGATGGTTCGTACCTGCGCTGCAAGAATCTGACGCTGGGCTATACGCTGCCACGCATTAAAGGGGTTCAGCAAATTCGGGTATATGTGAGCACCAACAACCTGTTCACGATCACGAAATACAGCGGTTTCGATCCGGAAGTGAATACCTATGCGGGATCAAATACCGCCATCGGTATCGACAATCTGGTATATCCACAAGCCAAATCATTCCTGGGCGGTCTTCAGGTCACGTTTTAA